AGACTTTCAGCGGGCTTTTCTTCATCAGCGGCAGGACAAAAGGCAGCAGGACGTAAAGCGTCAGCTCAGCCTTAATCGTCCACAGCGAACCATCCATTGGCTGGTTGGGGTTATCGGTGAATACCCCAGGGAGCGAAGGTTGGATGAAGTTGAGGAACGAAAAATTCGCGATCAGATACTTAATAGTTTCTTTGTTCTTCAGAAAATCGACGATGGGCAGAGTAGTGACGCACATCCCAATCACAAAACACATAATCACCACAAAAATATAAGCAGGGAAAATGCGTTGTACGCGTTTAATAAAATAGGAGGTGAGTGATTTACTTCTCAAGTAACTTTGAGCAATAAGAAAACCACTTATTGCGAAAAATCCCCTTACGGCAAAATCCCCATTCAGGAAGTGCGACAGGAAACGAATGTCAGCATTTCTCGTCACTTCGGCTGAATGCACCAGTAACACGATAAAGGCGAGCGATAGTCGGACGATGTCGAAGTTATTTTTTTCGTTCATATCTGCATTCTTTCATTGAGTGACGTTGCGCCAGTAAAACCGTTAATAGATTTTACATGAGTTGTTAGGAATATTCCGATCACTGCTGACGCAGATGTACTTCTATTAGAGTTTTAAAATATTCAAAAAGCAAGCTAAGCCCCGATCAGGAAAGATATTCGGATTTTCCTTATGTGTCTATCGGGCGATTCTTAAATATAAATAACGCGCTGGCAGCAGAGGCCAGCGCATGGTTGATTAACGGAACAACTGGAAAGTCCGTGACACTTCGTAACCGGTTATCGACTGTTTGCTTGAAATAGTATTGTAATAAAGATAATAGAGCACCATTAAAACCGTCACGCCGACTGCCAGCAATTTCATTACTTTTTTGGTTTCCCAGATGCACAGGGAAATAAGCACCGGTTCAACCTGCAACAGATAGTTTGCCAGGCGGCCACCCGAGGCGTAATCCTGCAATGCCATCCTTAAACCACTACCAATCGCAAAGGTAATAACCAGAATGTAGTAAAGGCGAAACTTCTCTTCGTCGAAATTCTTAATCTTGTCACTCAGCAGCATAAAGCTAAAGATAAAGACGAAACCGATATTTTTCAGGTTGGACAGCGTGATGATACCTTGTTCCTGTGCGGAATCCTGGTTGGCATAGCCCATTGCCCTGTCGCCCAATGAACCAATATGGCTGGAGATGAGCGAAATCAACGCCGAGCTGCCCATAAAGGCGAGCGGCAGACTGGCGACCACGATAAGTATCGGAATGTACTTGTTTTTCTTTACGATCAAGGCCATCGGGATCAGCAGTGCAACAATACCCGTAGCATGGCTGATAAAAGACAGGATGAAGGTGGTGATCATCCCCGGCCTACTTCTGCGAGCGAAATGATAGACAAAGCCCATCAGAAACGCTGAACACAAACCAAAGCGAATCTGGTTCATATCTTTGTTGATAAATAAGTGTGCAGAATAAACGGCAAGGGCAACTAAAGGTAACGGTGTCAACTTACGGAAATAATGCGCGTTAACGCAGACCGCTATCATAGTAAAGACGTAGATAAAGATATCGGGGTTAGCGGTAAATATTCTGGTGAAACCGGCAATGGCATAAATGGCCGGTTCATAGCGGAAGTTGATAACGGCATTCCAGAATCCTTCGATAACAATTTGATCGATGAATTGAGAAAAGAACTGGCGATATTGAAAATCATCCAGACCCGTGCCAAGACCACGAATTCCGCCAAAGGTAAAAAGCACGACCACGGCAACAAAATAAAGATATAATCGGATTCGCGCTGTGTTTTCATCTTTACTAAGCATGACTTCAACTATTGCAATGAAGGTCAAACTCAAGCTTATGATCCAGTAAATTCCCATGGTCACAGATTCTTATAGTTTAAAATTTACTTATAACATAGGGTGTTGTTAACGTAAACATGAGAAAAGTCTAATTTTTTCTGGTCCGGTATTATATTGAGTGAAAAAGAGGATGATTATTTGCTACCTTTCTCTACAGGTTCGATTGGACTTATTATAATGTCAGGTTTTTCTTCTGGGGCAGGATTCTGATGCAGAATGTTGTGCCGTAGCGGCACTCACCATGAATGTTTATCATTGTTTTTACTCAGGATTTGGAGCCAGAGAGATGAAGTCACCTTTTTTATCTGCATTGATTTTCCTGTTTTATCTTCCTTGTGCTTTTGCCAATAAGGAAATTCCTATCTGGCCAAATGAAGTGTCAGGAAATAATACAGTTATTAATTTTAGTAAAAATCCGGCAGATAATAATCGTGCTGTCACCAAAGTGGATTCTCCAGAAATGATTTATGTCCCGCCCACCGGAAAAAATAACCATTCGGCGGTGCTAATCATTCCCGGTGGTGGCTTTTCTTATATTATGCAGGATCTGGAAGGGTTGGATGTCGCAAAGGTTCTGAGTAAAAAAGGTTATTCCTCTTTTGTATTGCTTTATCGTATGCCGCGCGGCGGTTCTGAGGTTAATCGTAATAATGCTTTTGCTGATGTTCAGCGCGCTATGCGCCTGATTCGCGCCAGTGCGAGCCAATATCGTATTGCCCCGGACCAGATTGGGGTGATGGGCTTTTCCGCTGGTGCCTATCTGGCGGCAAACGTCAGTAACGATCCCGATGCCTCCAATTATCCGCCACAAGATAACGCGGATAAGGTTCCCGCCCGTCCTGATTTTGCTGCGTTGATCTACCCGGTGGTGTCGCTGAAAGACGGCATCACCCATAACGGCACGCGTGCAGCAATGTTTGGCAAAGATATTAGCGATGACATCAAACAACGTTTCTCGCAGGAAGACCGCGTAACAGCCAATACGCCGCCCACTTTTCTTGCTCAGGCGCTCAATGATGGCACCGCTTCGCCGCAGAACGCACTGCGCATGTTTGAAGCTTTGCGTAAAAACAAGGTGGCGGTGGAGCTGCATCTGTTCCAACAGGGCGGCCATGGTTTCGGTATCGTGAAGAAACAGGATATTCCGGCAAAAAACTGGCCGACGCTGTTTAGTGACTGGCAGGCGAGTTTGGTGAAGCAACCCTAACTCACCACCCGCCGGGGAAATTTGGCGAGTTATCGACATTGATTGGCCTGAAGCAGCAACATCGCCAGTTGCCGACTTTTTATAATCCTCCTGACTGACCGCATCAGGAGGAATTATGGATATCAACGTGGCCTTCATACATCAGTTGCTGCTCTGGATTGAAGCGAATATCGAGCAAAAACTGATTCTGGAAACTGTTGCTCAGCGGGCGGGGTATTCGCAGTGGCATCTGCAACGTTTGTTCCGTAGCTATACCGGCATTGCGCTGGGAAGCTATATTCGCGAAAGGAAGTTAACGGCATCGGTGATAGCGTTGTTAACCGACAACACTCCTCTGATGCATATTGCGTTGCAGTTTGGCTTTGATTCACAGCAGACCTACTGCCGCACCTTTCGCCGTATGTTTAACCTGCCGCCAGGTGCCTTCCGCCGTAAGTATCAGCACAGCCTGCCGCCTATTGATGGACCGGCTAGCCTGTTGATGCTGCGTCCGCATGGTCAGCCGCAGCCGTAAAATATTTGCCCGGTGTCGAGCCGAATGCATGACGAAACGCACTGATGTAGCTGCTGACATTCTCGAATCCAACCTGCCAGGCGACCTGCTGCACGCTGTTGCCCGCCGCTAATCCCTCCAGCGATTTCAATAACCGCGAGGTCTGGCGATATTTTGTCAGGCTCATCCCTGTGGCGCTGGCCCAGTGGCGGCTCAGACTTCTGGGACTAAAACCTGCCCAGCGGGCTAACTCGGGGCCGGTTCGCATGTCAGATGGGCTGTCGATCAGCAGACGCGCGATCTGGAGCAACCGCGGATCTTCCGGCAAAGGCAGCGTGAGCGGCTGGACAGTCGCTTCATAGAGTTCATCAAGGAATACCTGCCCCAGCCGGTGATAACGTTCACTTCCCCATAACGCTGGTGTTAAGGTCGCCAGCCTTTCGGCAAGGAGTTCCAGCACTGCCGGGCAGGACATCAATACCGGATGATCAGGCAATGGCGCGGCGAGAACTTCATCAATCAGCACCGTCCAACCCTGCACCTGACCCGGTCCTACAATCGCGTGTTCAAAATGTGGCGGAACCCAACCGACTAAACGTGGTGGATTGGCGAAGATACCGGATGGCGTGTTAACCGTCATCAGCCCCTGTTTCAGGCAATACAGTTGTCCGGCGGCATGGCGATGTGTATGTCTCTCCCGAGCCAACTCTTTGGACAACGACACGGCAATCACCTTCGGCGCATTGGGTGCCAGCAACCGCTGAAGTAACTCATCTCTGCGCGGGTCACCAGCAAAAGGGATATTGTCGGATGGATTGATTAACATGCGTTTTCCTGAATGCCTGGCATGAGCAAGGTGGCGGAAGATCACAGGAGTCGACATTACTAATTGAGCGTTGGATGTAATTTTAGAGGCAAGTCATGCAAGGAGGAATATCTCCCTAAAAATCATTTAATACCAGATATTAGTAATGGTATTAACAATTTGTGAAAATTTAGGAATAAAAAACCATTTGCAATATGTCAACCATCATATTCAGTTTCTTGTAAAACTCCTTCTGCTGCTGGGCCTAAGTACCATCGTATCGCTGAGAAAAAAGGAGATAGTCTATGTTCATTATCGGGTAAAAGATAAACATTAGATAGTTCTTTTAATCCATCTTGCAAGTTATTATCAGTAAATAAAAGTAATTCATCCCTTATCTTACTTATTATTGCACTTCTAAAGCGTTTAATTTTATTCGAATTAAGGTTCAAATGTTCAATGGTATTATTAGCTCTATCTATCTTTTCTACAGGACATTGACTTGATACCAAAATAGTACCACCTTCGGTGTACTGAAAGAGTGACGGAAAAGCAGGTATATCAACAGTTGGATCTAGAATGATTGCTGTCCAGTCATTGTTCGATTTTGGCACGTCACAATGAGTTTCTGGATTGCTATACCTTTCCTCTTTGTCTACTACATATGGTGTATTTCCTCCAGTGCAGCAACCAAATAAATTTGGCCAATGCAAAGCATAATTAATCCCATCATTTCTTGACTCATTTTTTTTGGGGTTTTCAGGAAAGAAATGTTCTACCCTAAAATCATCGAATCCAATCCCTTCCGCATCTTTGAGGTCGATCTCACAATAAAGGCAAAGTCCAAACTGTTGATTTTTAAGGTTATCAGTGACGGATTTAATTGCTTCAGGTCCAGCGTTCTGTCTGAAGCCCGTTTTCCAGCTACTAGTGGGATTCGCTAATTTATATTCAGATAAGAGTCTGGGTTCACTTCCTTTCTTTATTTTTTTCATTAATTCTTCCCTCTTCTAAATTCGCGGAGCCTTACATCCATCTGGATTTTTTTCATAACTGGATCATGCTTACCTGCCCATTCCTCCAGTTGGGTTTTTAATTCTTTCGCTTCATCTGTATCCCATAATTCGTTAACAACCAATTCCTGATATCGATTAAGCATTTTGACTTGTTCAATATTTTCGGGACGAGATTTAACAAGAAATATATCCTCAAGAATCATATCTGATTCTGAACCAAGTGAAAACTCTGCCTCATCTATACTCAGCATTCCATTTTCGTCATTGCGTAGAATTTTAATACAATGATTGGGAACAGTTGATAAGACTTGTGGACTATGAGTTGTTAATATAAATTGGACGTTAGGAAATGTATCTCGTAAATTTCCAACAATTTCTTGTTGCCATTTAGGATGCAGATGTAAATCAATTTCATCAATTATCACCACGCCATAACCATTCAAAGCATCAATTCCCTTATCGGGATTGAGCAGTATCAATCTCCGACTAATATCACTCACTAAAGAAAATAGAGCCTTTTCACCTTGAGAAAGATCTGTGGCTGAAATGGTTATGCCATTTTTATCGAGCAAAATTGAAACACTGGTTTTATCAACTTTCATCCTTATATTGTCAATATTCATAAACTTGTAAATAGCTTCTTTGACAATAGTAACAATATTACTATCGGCAGTTTTCAGTGTTATTTGAAGTTCTTTTATTTCTGAACGAAGAGAATCTAGTTCATTTCGTATTTTTTCTGCTATTTGAGAGTTTTCTTTTGTTTCTTCTGCTAAAAAATTATATATATCAAAAGTAGTGTTATATTTAACTTCCAATGATCTAAGTGTGTTTTTAATATCATCTAGCTCGCCATTGTTTTGAGCGCCACAAAATAACATCCACTTTAGCAATTGCCCGAAATTCTTAGACTCTTCAAATGAAGAGTTATAGCCATCTAAATTACTAAAAGCGTAAATCTCGCTATTATTTTTTTGGTCATCTGATTTGATTTCTAATGCACGACTGACAGAATAGTGACAAAAAAGAGGAAGACAGGCTAAGCCTTGACTATTGCTATTATGTGAGTAGTACATTTCAGCTAAGTTCTTAAACTCACTTAATGATCCTCTACTTTTACCTTTGCTATTTTTATTTTTGTATAGCTCTAGTGTAAATGTAGATTTTTCATCAAGAGATAACGTTGTTGTAATGGCACAATCTTTAGAGTCTTCAGCTTTATTTATTTCTATTAGATCAATTCCCTTCCCGTTGGCTCTATTCCTAATACCATTTACTAGCCATGTTGAGGCCTTTACTAGAGACTCAATAATGGAGGTTTTGCCGCTGCCATTTACACCAACAAAAATATTTAAATGTGGATCAAAAGTGATCTTCTTGACGGTTTTTCTTATTCCTTTGTAATTTACTAATTCTAAAGTGGAAAAAAATGGCCTTTTTTCACGAAGGGCTTCATCTATACGGCTGTAATATTCAGATGCTTTCTGTTCATTAATATCAAGAGAATAGCGCCCTGTTTCAAGCCATTCTGCGACCTCAAACATATCGCCTAAATGTCCTTTATCTGCCCCTTCGATTTTTTCAGCTACAGTTCTGGTTGGTTTCCTTTTCTTTCCTTGCATTATTTCCTCCACTGGCCAGAAATTATCATATCAATTAAAGAAACTGAGTATTTTTTTTTCATTCTCTCAATAAATAAAGGTTCAATATGCTTTGAGAATGACAAAAGACCTTGTAGTTTATTTAATTCTGAATCAGTGCAATTACCTAATGAATATTTGTGGATCATTGCAGATATTATTCGTTTCCGTTCTCTCCCTAATGATAGACTATCATTGTTTGTAATTGTAATTCCTGCAATATGTCGGTTATGTGCTTTTGATGAAAAACTAGTTTTAACTTCGTTAATCGTTATTTTTTTTCCAAACTCGCTTACAAGAACATATTGAATTAAATTTTGCATTTTGAATAAGACATCTTTGTGCGGAGTTGAGAAAAATAAGTCATCAGCATAGCGTGTATATTTTATTCCCAGGGGGGTGCATATAGAAGTAATTGTTTCATCAAAAGAAAACATTATGAAGTTAGATATTATTGGAGATGAAGGTGCACCAACACTTAAAATGAGATTTCCAGAGTTAATTTTCTTTGGACTCCAAAATGCAGAACGACGAAGTAATGATTTATCCGATTCGTTTAATTGAATTTTATTTTTTTTAAGCTGTTCTTCAAAAAGACTGGCATCTATGCTATTAAAAAAATCGGCGAGATCCATTCTTAAAAAATAAGAATTTTTTACATGTTGAAGCGCATTATCTTTAATACTGATATTTTTTCTATATGCATAAGCTGCATCATGCACAGGTAATTTGTTAACTAAAAACTCAACTAGTCCCCTTTGAAACACTTTTAGCACTTTTGATGGATGCGCAATCGTGCGCTTACCACCATTTTTTTTAGGGATTGTATAAACTCTATACATTTTGGGGCCGGAGGTAATCACTTTTGCAAGTGACGCAATGAGCCACTTGTCCACATCCTGCTTGGTTACCTTTTGTGATGCATTAGATAGCAGACTAAAGGCCTGTTCTGAAACTAAAGCGCTGGTTAGTAGATGTTGTCTTAGAGTTGTCATTTTATTGACTCTAAAATTTAAGCCCTTCATAAGAAGGGCATTGTTACGCTCTTTACTAGAGGAAGCGAAAGTCTCGCGACCTAAGTGAGTTAACGAGCTTGGGTCGCGAGACTTTCGCAACCACAATGTCGTTCAATAAGTTGGTGTCTGGCGAAGCGCCCGACAAGGCTTGTAAACCGAGCCATAAGCTAAAGAGCAATCTAAGCATATCAGCACGCTTCCCGGCCAGCAAGAAAGCCCATATTTTTAAAATTCGCAAATGCTGATGCTTTCGAGAGCTGATAGGGCACAACAATGAGACTATGCGTACCAAAAGTTACGCTCAACAATTCTTAAGGTAATAAAGATGAATAAAATCATATGGATATTGATTCTTGGAATATTTTTATGAATATTTTGTTGTAAATAATGTGGTTGAGATTTATTCTTCTAAATGACATTTCACAACAATAATTTTCTAGAGATCACATATGTCTTTGATTAATAAAGAAGAAGCTCACTCAGTCTGTCAACCTTACTACAACACCCTGACTTCTGTTTTCGATAATGTTTGGAAAAACTGGCTTCAGAACGATGTTGCACGCCGCTTAGTTGATAAGCGTGTGCGTTCAGCTGTTCTTCGTAATGATGCTTTATTTTTCCTCAAAAACAGTATTGAAACCTCTAATCTTGAAGGGATCAAATATGTAAAAATGCCATATCAGGTTGGTTTTCTCATTCAGGATCGATACTTTGTGAGGATTAAGAAAGGTGACAAGAGCCTTCGTTCTTCCAACTACCCTACTCAAAGAGCTATAGATTTTCATAATCCTGAAATGGACATGTTTGGTGGGCTGGTTCGTTTAGAGTTACTTTACATACTTAGTGATGATGGCGTAGGAATTGATAAAATTGTTCTTACGCAGCGCAATGGCAAGTTTGTTGCTTGGGCAATTGATCTAACAGATGCAAATCTATACGAAATGCCTGTATCTGAGCTTGAATTTAACATACCCCAATCCCAGCCTGTTAAGACGGTTTCTCCAGCAAAAAGTGTTGTGAAGCCAAGACGGGCTAGAAAGGCAGAACCGAAGGTAGAAAATGGTCGCGGAGATTAAGTCAGCAGCAATTCGTCCAGAGATGATTGAATTGCGTCGGAAAATGTTGGGTCTGAGCCAGAAAGAATTGGCTCAGATTATCGCCATTTCTCAAGGGACGTTGTCTAAGATTGAGCAGGGTCTTAAACCAGCTACTGACGACCAAATTGAAAACATCGCAAATGCGCTTAACTGCCCCGTTGAGTTTTTCATGATGTCTGAACGCCTTTACGGTGGACCAATAAGTGCAAATCCTATGTATCGTAAAAAAGCATCGGTCAGTATGAAAGTACTGGACAAGCTTGTTGCGGAAGTAAATGTCCGTATAGCCCACCTTAGAAAACTTTTGCAGTTCGTTGATTTCGAACCTGAATATGAACTTCCGTACTATGACCCTGATGATTACGAAGATAACATTGAGCAAATTGCTCGCAACGTTCGTACAGCATGGCACATTCCGCGTGGACCGATAAAAAATCTTGTCGAAGCGTTAGAAAGGGCAGGGGTTATAATCATCGATTGTGATATGGAAGATACAAGTCTCTCTGGACTCAGCTATAACCTTTCGGGCCTACCGCCGTTAATTTTGATTAATAAAAATCAGCCGATGGACCGCTATAGATTTACCTTGGCACATGAATTGGGTCATCTAGTTATGCACCGTGCTCCTACACCTGAGATGGAGGAGGAGGCTAACTCATTTGCAGCAGAATTGCTTATGCCAGCTTCCGATATTTATAATGATTTAAGAAATGTAAGTATTGAGAGGGCCGCCGCGCTTAAACCATTCTGGCGAACCTCAATGGCTGCATTGTTCTACAGAGCCAAAACGTTAAATGCTATTACAGCAGGCCAGAGCGATTGGATCTGGAGACAGATGTCTATCAAACGCTATAAGGTTGATGAGCCTGTAAAACTGGATGTAAATGGGGAAAAACCCACTTTACTGAATGCCATCATTGATCATGCTAAAGAAGAGCTTGGTTATGATCAGAATGAACTCGCATCTATATTCAACCTGTTTTTACCCGAGGTTAACCAGTTGTACTCACTTGGTACGCAAAATCAGCATTTACGATTGGTAAATTAATCAGCGGTGGCTGAGCAGATTCGTAACTCAGCCATACTTAATTAAGAAGCTGTTTTT
The DNA window shown above is from Pantoea sp. At-9b and carries:
- a CDS encoding EpsG family protein, which gives rise to MSLTFIAIVEVMLSKDENTARIRLYLYFVAVVVLFTFGGIRGLGTGLDDFQYRQFFSQFIDQIVIEGFWNAVINFRYEPAIYAIAGFTRIFTANPDIFIYVFTMIAVCVNAHYFRKLTPLPLVALAVYSAHLFINKDMNQIRFGLCSAFLMGFVYHFARRSRPGMITTFILSFISHATGIVALLIPMALIVKKNKYIPILIVVASLPLAFMGSSALISLISSHIGSLGDRAMGYANQDSAQEQGIITLSNLKNIGFVFIFSFMLLSDKIKNFDEEKFRLYYILVITFAIGSGLRMALQDYASGGRLANYLLQVEPVLISLCIWETKKVMKLLAVGVTVLMVLYYLYYNTISSKQSITGYEVSRTFQLFR
- a CDS encoding alpha/beta hydrolase, with the protein product MNVYHCFYSGFGAREMKSPFLSALIFLFYLPCAFANKEIPIWPNEVSGNNTVINFSKNPADNNRAVTKVDSPEMIYVPPTGKNNHSAVLIIPGGGFSYIMQDLEGLDVAKVLSKKGYSSFVLLYRMPRGGSEVNRNNAFADVQRAMRLIRASASQYRIAPDQIGVMGFSAGAYLAANVSNDPDASNYPPQDNADKVPARPDFAALIYPVVSLKDGITHNGTRAAMFGKDISDDIKQRFSQEDRVTANTPPTFLAQALNDGTASPQNALRMFEALRKNKVAVELHLFQQGGHGFGIVKKQDIPAKNWPTLFSDWQASLVKQP
- a CDS encoding helix-turn-helix domain-containing protein, which produces MDINVAFIHQLLLWIEANIEQKLILETVAQRAGYSQWHLQRLFRSYTGIALGSYIRERKLTASVIALLTDNTPLMHIALQFGFDSQQTYCRTFRRMFNLPPGAFRRKYQHSLPPIDGPASLLMLRPHGQPQP
- a CDS encoding AraC family transcriptional regulator, yielding MLINPSDNIPFAGDPRRDELLQRLLAPNAPKVIAVSLSKELARERHTHRHAAGQLYCLKQGLMTVNTPSGIFANPPRLVGWVPPHFEHAIVGPGQVQGWTVLIDEVLAAPLPDHPVLMSCPAVLELLAERLATLTPALWGSERYHRLGQVFLDELYEATVQPLTLPLPEDPRLLQIARLLIDSPSDMRTGPELARWAGFSPRSLSRHWASATGMSLTKYRQTSRLLKSLEGLAAGNSVQQVAWQVGFENVSSYISAFRHAFGSTPGKYFTAAADHADAASTG
- the ptuB gene encoding retron Ec78 anti-phage system effector HNH endonuclease PtuB; the encoded protein is MKKIKKGSEPRLLSEYKLANPTSSWKTGFRQNAGPEAIKSVTDNLKNQQFGLCLYCEIDLKDAEGIGFDDFRVEHFFPENPKKNESRNDGINYALHWPNLFGCCTGGNTPYVVDKEERYSNPETHCDVPKSNNDWTAIILDPTVDIPAFPSLFQYTEGGTILVSSQCPVEKIDRANNTIEHLNLNSNKIKRFRSAIISKIRDELLLFTDNNLQDGLKELSNVYLLPDNEHRLSPFFSAIRWYLGPAAEGVLQETEYDG
- the ptuA gene encoding retron Ec78 anti-phage system effector ATPase PtuA codes for the protein MQGKKRKPTRTVAEKIEGADKGHLGDMFEVAEWLETGRYSLDINEQKASEYYSRIDEALREKRPFFSTLELVNYKGIRKTVKKITFDPHLNIFVGVNGSGKTSIIESLVKASTWLVNGIRNRANGKGIDLIEINKAEDSKDCAITTTLSLDEKSTFTLELYKNKNSKGKSRGSLSEFKNLAEMYYSHNSNSQGLACLPLFCHYSVSRALEIKSDDQKNNSEIYAFSNLDGYNSSFEESKNFGQLLKWMLFCGAQNNGELDDIKNTLRSLEVKYNTTFDIYNFLAEETKENSQIAEKIRNELDSLRSEIKELQITLKTADSNIVTIVKEAIYKFMNIDNIRMKVDKTSVSILLDKNGITISATDLSQGEKALFSLVSDISRRLILLNPDKGIDALNGYGVVIIDEIDLHLHPKWQQEIVGNLRDTFPNVQFILTTHSPQVLSTVPNHCIKILRNDENGMLSIDEAEFSLGSESDMILEDIFLVKSRPENIEQVKMLNRYQELVVNELWDTDEAKELKTQLEEWAGKHDPVMKKIQMDVRLREFRRGKN
- a CDS encoding retron St85 family RNA-directed DNA polymerase, which codes for MKGLNFRVNKMTTLRQHLLTSALVSEQAFSLLSNASQKVTKQDVDKWLIASLAKVITSGPKMYRVYTIPKKNGGKRTIAHPSKVLKVFQRGLVEFLVNKLPVHDAAYAYRKNISIKDNALQHVKNSYFLRMDLADFFNSIDASLFEEQLKKNKIQLNESDKSLLRRSAFWSPKKINSGNLILSVGAPSSPIISNFIMFSFDETITSICTPLGIKYTRYADDLFFSTPHKDVLFKMQNLIQYVLVSEFGKKITINEVKTSFSSKAHNRHIAGITITNNDSLSLGRERKRIISAMIHKYSLGNCTDSELNKLQGLLSFSKHIEPLFIERMKKKYSVSLIDMIISGQWRK
- a CDS encoding ImmA/IrrE family metallo-endopeptidase; the encoded protein is MVAEIKSAAIRPEMIELRRKMLGLSQKELAQIIAISQGTLSKIEQGLKPATDDQIENIANALNCPVEFFMMSERLYGGPISANPMYRKKASVSMKVLDKLVAEVNVRIAHLRKLLQFVDFEPEYELPYYDPDDYEDNIEQIARNVRTAWHIPRGPIKNLVEALERAGVIIIDCDMEDTSLSGLSYNLSGLPPLILINKNQPMDRYRFTLAHELGHLVMHRAPTPEMEEEANSFAAELLMPASDIYNDLRNVSIERAAALKPFWRTSMAALFYRAKTLNAITAGQSDWIWRQMSIKRYKVDEPVKLDVNGEKPTLLNAIIDHAKEELGYDQNELASIFNLFLPEVNQLYSLGTQNQHLRLVN